Part of the Falco naumanni isolate bFalNau1 chromosome 3, bFalNau1.pat, whole genome shotgun sequence genome is shown below.
GAGAGAAGAGAGTCAGCGGAGgaccagccccacagccctcctGGCTTTCATCTCCCACGCTTGTGGGTCCCACACAGGAATGTTTTATGCGATATATTTAGCTCTACATTCTTCAGAGGTGTTGCAAGGAATAAGTTGCAGGGTTCGGTTTTGGAGATTCAAGAATTTATTCATCCAGGGATCTCTCTGGTAAAACACCATTAGTACTCCTTATCACCCCCTCACTTCCCTGGGTGCCATAGGTTCTCTTAAAAGCctttccaggaagaaaagaagagtcGTAGCCGGTCATAGAGGCAATACTACACAGAAATCAACTGCTTCCTTCCTCGGCTGCAGCCCTCTGTAGATCACATTACCATCACCAGGACTGCTGCTGTCAGGAGTCTTTCCTCCCATTTATATCCAAACTGCAAACAGCCCGAGAGAGATAACTCTGGTCCATGGTCTTCAAAGCCTTCCAAGGGGCTGATGTTGAAAGGCTTGTGTAGGTGAGGGTTAAATCCACAGTGCGTCCATTGATTTTATTGAAGatgtctttcttctgcttcactAAATTTTATCAATACTTTTCTCAAATCTAAAAGCATGTAGCACCTTGCAAACCTAGATAGTGCCATCATAATGAAGAATTCCTTAGTGTAATTTTGCCCCAAAGCATAAGTAAACCTTTCTTCTTGCAGTTAATCTGTCATGATTAAATTAATTACAGCTGGAAAAGCCCCCTAATTCCTCTTGCTGATCTGATCTATCTTcttaaaaagagctttttatAACAGCTATTACACCATAACTGGTATTTTGTGTGTtcttagacttttttttccactatatttattttattttatttggactCCATGAGTTTGGCCATTTTGGCCTTGGTGCGCTCACTGCTGTGACTCACGTAttccacagctcctgccagatCTCTGGGACCGGCACTGTAATTATCGCATTAGGATCTGTCATTGTAGCCTGATTTAATAAATAGCCAGAGCAATGATTAGAATCACTGATTGATCCATTCCACAGTTTTGGACGCTCACATCAGAGATGAACAGAGGGATTGTGGATATTAAGGGTTTGAAATGTCAGCATTCCAGATTAAATTAGTATTAATTAGTCATTCCAGGTGCACTAGCTGTTATAAATAGTAAGTATTTCTGTATCTGATAATCTGGTCATGATCAGCTAAAGCTATGACTCAGATTCATCTCataagctgcagaagaaagctcCGGTCCTTCCTCTGAGCCCAGCTCACTGGAGCCATGCACGGTACCTTTCAGGAGTGCAACTCAGGCATTGCAGTCCCAGGTGGACATTCAGTCCATAAGACCAGGCTAGACCAGGTCCAAAAAGCCCTGAGACGCGCAGAGTGTGGATGCTCAACACCAACCCTTTCACTCCACATCCAGAGGTCAGACAGTAACATGCCCTGATGGTGTCTGAGCAAACTGAAGCAACAGCTCCTTTGAGGgcatgctgctggtggtggttcTTCACCCCACAGCTTCCTCCTTGCTCTCCCTGGCAACTCAGGGCAAGCCAGGAGCCTGCAGGGAGGGCCAAGAGGGTCAGCAGGAGGTTGACTGGGACATGCAAGGTGGAAACAGCTCTTTAAATTGCTTTGGTCCAAAGGCAGTGCTGTGCTATTCAGAGGGACCAGCCCtggtccagcagcagctccagaggACAGACTTGCTGTGACGTTTGCTCCCCATGGCCACGGGAAAGATGTGGTGACATAGCATGCTGTGCAAAACTACCACACAGCTCTCTGTGGCAGCTTCTGACAGCTCTGGGTAAtgggctttttctttaaaaaatcatgtGTTCTAGAAAGAAATTTTGTTATCCTGGGAAGAAATGGAAGGAGATAAGTGAGGGCACAAAAACTTACTAGGTAACTTTGATGCAAATTTGATGCAAATTTGGCTGTATGATCAACAAATTCTTCGAAACTTGCTTAGCTTAGATTTGCTGGGTCCATAGCTTGGCTGAATATAGAACAGACCAAGGAAATGTGCTGGCTGTGTTTGCCTATACAttcagttcttaaaaataatcttaaaaatgtgtttggtttgtgCAACTTTGTTTCCATTCTTGAATGAGGAAAAGGTTCTGAGAGTTTAAAAGTTCTGAAGGCTGGTATCGGAGTGGGTATCGTTCTCTAGACTGCTCTGAGCCAACCTTAAGTTGCATGCCAACAACTTGAAAAACATTCATTCAAAATCCAGCCACGGGGATCTTGTCTGTGCTCTATTCAAAACgttgttttctgttcttgccAACAGTTTATTCTACATCAGGAATCCCCATCCAGGGAGACCTGAATACTGCAGTATTTTGGACAAACACTCAGCGAGCTCACCCCTTCTCAAAGCCTTTGGTGCGTGAAAGCTGCACAGCCCAAGACAGAAAGCCCAATTCTCATTTTATTGGTGTCCCGTTTTGTTGCCTTCATCACCAAGGTAGATGACCTGCCAGGTGGGAGATTCGGCTTTTCTGAGCCATCTGTGGGCAAAATGCAATGACTGTTCCTCTGCCTTGAACTCTGCACCCACAGAAACCAGCACAGTCAGGAGGAAAATAACAGAGATATGTCCAACAGTAGCTGAGGATTAGGACACACCAGGCCAGCTACCGGCTTTCTGTCCCTGAATGTAGCATTTGACTTCTTTTAGTCTCCAAAATCGGGGTGACGGTACTTATCTAAATCTCTAAAGTGTTTTCAGGCTGAAGGCCAAATACTGTTTTTAGGAgtgattcatttttttctctgctaccACAACCCCATTTGCTCATGAGGGATACTGTGCACTCGTAGCTTTGGGGCTCTGGGTGATTCTTGGTTTATAAACCTAGGTTGCTAAGTAGCCTGTGTTCAGAGATGTAAGGAATCCTCACTGTACTTTTCATGTAGCAATCTTGCCCAGCACCCAAAAGATTTTCTCAACTTGAAAAATTCTTAGGGATTTCCCACTGAGGCTCAAAGGCAgtcatatattttatttattttattacaaggCATGTAAGTAAAAACTTGCATATCTGAAAAAAGATATTAGatagaaaacagtaataaaattaacattattcttttaagaaacttggtaataaatacatttcccCTCAACATTAAAATGCTTGTTATTTTGCGCAACAATAAATACTGCATAGCTCTGGCATAGAGAAAGGCCAAGGCTGGATACGAGAAGTCCATGTGGTTTCTTAAAAAAGCTCAGGTGATTTATAAAGGTTTAGCATCCTGCACTTGATGCACTTTGATACAACTTgcactttaattttaattttactatgATTTTTGAAGTCGCATAATAAGAAAATatgagaggaaaaattatttgattataagaattttccttaaatattttcaaagtaagaGATGTGTAAACTCATTGAAACCAatccttgaaataaaataaaataaaaaaaccaccatcaaaaacaaaacaagaaaaacaaccaagTGTCTTGGTGGCTATTCTACCAAAATGCAGGTTTTTCAGCTGTGAGTGCTCAAGCGTGACCAGCCAACTGGCAAAGGACCGATCCCCAGTCAGTTCCTCAATTCTttacacagttttaaaaaagaaataataatataaagGAGAAAGAGTAAAGAGTGTAGTATTCACTTCTCAAGTCATGACAGTTCGAGATTCTTACATTATTACCCAAAGGTGAGAGGGTAAAGAACAGGTATATTCCAGAACGCTTCCCAGCATAACTTTGGGTCATTCTGGTCtatacttttcttttaaaactactgaccaaaaaaaaaaaaaaaagaaagaaagaaaaaggaagagagataTTTCCATGCACTGTGCTGTTCTTATGCCAGCACGTATCACCACAATCACGACTGTGAACCTAAGTCACTTTGATAGCCCAATCTAATATAGATTGATTGATTGTCCCACGACATAGTTAGATCATGTCCACAAAATGCCACAAGCTTTGGCAGAGTCCAGCGTTCTTAAAGTACCGATAGGTCATGGCAAGACTTGGATTTGAGTTTGAAGGCCATGTTCTTGTTGTTCTTGGCAACTATTTTGCCCCAAAACCGCCTGGCTTTCTTGGGGATGCTCTCTCTCCGTTTCTGGTACGCCAGCCGCTTCTCgttcttttccttgctgtccCTCCGGAGTCGGACTTGCCGCACGATGCCTTCAAACAGCTCTTTCACAttgtgctgcacagctgccgAGGTCTCGATGAACTTGCAGTCAAACACGACAGCGCAGGCTCGTCCCTCTGCAAAATTGCAAGGTGGATATGTCACGAGGCATCACAAGCCAGGGGGAGGCAAAGAGGCCGCCGGCTGCCATGTGCGGGGAGCCAGCGTCACCGGGGGAATTCCTCCAGCCTAATATAGGCACAGATAAGTCTTTAATCACTTGATGCTGCCCACTAACCCGTGATTCATCTGCTCTGTGTCACACTGCCTTCCCAGCGAGGGGGGGGGTCAATCCCCTCCTGGAAAAGCCCAGCCCTCGCTGTCGGCTGTGAAGGGAGCTGGGGTTGACCGACTTGAGCCAAGACACTGAAGGCTGACAATTCAGTGGTGACTCAAAAACACCTCGTCATCTCATGGGCAGACTCCCTCAAGTTGCACTAAAGGGTGGTGACAGCACCCTCCAGgctcacagcacagcacaggagaCAGCGCCTGGTCCTCCCCCACGGGAGGTCATGGGTGTAAACCAGGGTCTTGGGACAGTAGCAGCTTTGGTGTGAACAGACACATGTACAAAACTCTTAAATAAAGGCAGAACTTTGTCTGTGGCTTTAGAGGTACATCTGAAATCATAGTTCTGGTGCTTAATTACGTGAGCCTAGACTAAACCTGACAGCTGTCTTTCACACACAAGGCAATTTATTCTATCTTCTGACTTGCTGTGAAGTCATTTCCAGGATGACTAAAGTGACATGAATGCACCTGCtgtctttcaaaacatttttcaggtgGGGCGGAGAGGAATGAGAAGGCAAATAGGCGTCCCTGGGCTCCTGGTGAGCTCACCAGTTCAAACTCTTCACTTGGGACAACTGTACCAGGAGCCAGAGGAACTGTGCACACCTCCAGTGAAAAAAAGGTGTCTAgctcagctggaaaataaaggagtagaacagagagagaagaaaacaccGAGCAGAGGAACCCATATTTCTGATGGACCAAGATGAGATCATCTAATGTATCACTGTGTATTATGTTGTGTCACCTAAGCCTCAGGGAAGACTCTCCAAGAAGAGATATTACTGACTGCAGACActgagagccagcagcagcttgccCGGCAGTCTCCCCATTCCTGTGCACGGGCTCAGTGGTTATTCATTCGCGTGCAGCAGAAGGAGGGCTGGTTTAGCATCCCAAACCAAGGCAGCAAGGAGACCTCCCCCGAAAGGCTGCACAGTCCCTGCCCAGACTAGCAGAGCAAAGGGTGAGAGggaattttaatttctcaggGAGGACAGAGAACTGGTTATAAAAAAGGCATAATCTTTGGCAGCAGAATAAAGGAGGTTGAACTTGTTATGCATAAACATATATCGGAAATCCAAAGAGTTTTCAGTTACCAGAGAAATCACATACTGCAGTGTCTTACACTAAGagctggaagggaagaaatttaAGCTGCTTTTATGGCAGTAGTTAATAAATTTAGGAAAGAGATTATCTGACACGTAACAGCATTGCCAAGGGAGGCTTAAGAACCTGGCGGACCCCTCCCAGTCCTCTGCCCTCTGTTCCAGTCCTCCGTTgttttattgctcttttattGCCCAGTCCTGATCACAGCGTACTCCCTcagccagagctctgcagttTGTTCCAAAGCTACTAGATGACTCGACGTTTATGTTGGGTTTGTGCTTATCATTTTCCTTACCTGCCACTGAAACTTCACGGCACCTGACAAGGTCACTTTTGTTGCCAACCAAAATTATGGGGATATCTTCTTTCTGGCGTGCCCTGCGGAGCTGTATTCTGAGTTCGGAGGCCTTCTCAAAGCTTGCTCGGTCTGTGATGGAGTAGACAATCAAATATGCGTCTCCCACTTGCATGCAGTGGTCTCGAATCCATTCTCCTTCACGCTGTTCAGATGATATGGTCAGACATCGTTATGCCCAGAGCAGATTGTGCTCATGTCCAATACATTCAATCCAAATACATTCCTGCTGTAACTGTAACGGGTATGGTTTGAATCACAGTTATACTAAAAGCAATTCCAATGTGGTGATGGTATGAATACTTCACCACAAAGGAGGGCAAAACTCACCCCAAATAATTAATTGTGCTGGCTTTAAACTGGAATGAACATCGTCTGGAAAACAGCTTGAATGTCttgttttatcattaaaaaaataaagaaggctTGTGCTTCTCAGGCTTACACTGCAGAGACAGCCTTTAGGCATGTTTGGCTTGGTGCGGGGCTGGGGTTAATCCTGTTTTTTCCCTGATGTTGAAATAAGGAAAACACCTACTTTCTTTCCCCAAAGATACCTACTTTTGATATTAGCAGTCATTCATAAGCACTTTTCTTTTGGCGTTTGACTAGAACATATTAAAGTACCTTATTATCCCACATGTCCAGCAGTATAATGGTTGCACTTTCGCCATCCACCATCAGGGTTCTTTCATATGTgtcttctggaaagaaaagcagaaaggtagataaggtTGGTAGTATATGAACTTGTGGCATCATGTACGTTACAAAAAAAACAGCAGTTGAATATGTATAATTTGTTCACAGTTAAAGTTACTGAGCCAAATTTTATGTTGGCTCACATTCAGTTCTTTCCTCATTTCCATCAGCACTGGACCTGCCCTCTGTTCATTACTGGTTGTCTTACTTTCCATGATAGATGAAGGAGGCTGAAAGATCAGGAAACGAAATGTTCATTACTTTGGCTGATATTCTCTTCATCTGAtgtgggagagagaaaatagaaCCAGTGGAAGAAATAACCAAAGGCTGAACATTTGCCCCATGGGAGCAGCAGAGTCCAGCGAGGCTGagtaatggaaaatatttgctttcactTTAGCAGGGACAGTTTACGGGTGAACAGTCACTGCTGCTGAGAGCAATACAGCTAACAGCCTACCCAGCAATGATGACAGGGGGGTGTGAGACAAAAGCTGTTGAGTTTCAGAGAGAGAGACTTCTGCTGTGTCCTAGTTCTCTCCCATTTCACAGTTTTCCACATTACCTTTGATgtcaaaaaacaaaagaatcaaCACACCACAGAAGTTCAGTTATTTTGGACCGAGGCCACAGAAATGCATACCTAGGTTATAAATGCCATGTGACAAAATTCTGCTTGGATCGGGGGGGCTGTTCCCACTCACAGTTTCAATCAACTCTTGCTCTGATATCTCGCTCTGGCTTCTGCTTCAGATACtaatcttccttcttttccccaaacCTGGGGACATTTGGGTGAGCGGTAAGGGGTTTGGACCCATCTCTAGTCTTGCATTGCTGGTCAGCGAAAAATGCCAGGCTGAGGGCTTCTGAGCGTACCACCCCTCTCACTGCAGTGTTTAAGGGGTCTGTCCCAACCACGTTTGTAGACAGGACCGTGTCTCAACCCTTGCCTCACAAAACTTCTGCCGGGCATTAATGGGGTGAACTTTCCCCTGAGTTATAACCAGAGCCTTTCCTCGAAGCCAGGAATCATGCTACACCCATGCAAAAGATATTGAGCCAAACTATGATTATGAGCCAAAAATAttgcacatttaaaataaaatcaaaacaagccCAGGCTTGATGCAGCTTAAAGTGGGAAGATTAAAAAGCCAGAGCTAATCAATAGGAGCAGTTTCCCTTGCAGGCCCAATAGCATGACATTTGTGTCCATGAGTTAGCTTAATCTTACAGTCAATAGCAAAGCCTGTCTGTAAAAGCAGCTGCACTCCCTCTGTGATTTGGCTACCCTGAAACCGTCTTCTCTTGTAATAAAGTTTCCAGTTTGCAAGTTGGAGTTTGGAGACTAGTTTCTTCAACTGACCAAGCATCTGCATGAGAACAAGCTCCACACAGACCAGAGGACAACATCCAGAGGACTCCTCCACTCTGTTACGCATGGAGAGGCTACAAATCACTCTCCTCAAAAATATTATGTCCAAATGGTCATATTCAGCACTGATTTGCACCTTAGTCAATCCTAAGGAACCTCCATAGACTATAAAACACACTGAAAGTGAGAAATTAGTTCATTTCATGCTTATTTCAAAACTGGGACTAAAAAAGGAGATATACAACAATAGCAAGTTTTCCAATACCTCAGCAGAGCTGGTCTTGAA
Proteins encoded:
- the GEM gene encoding GTP-binding protein GEM, which encodes MTLNNVTMRRTHNSSLQQQQQRWSIPADGKNLLVQKDSNEYNPQKRYTINPDEYYRRSWSSESSDSVISSESGSNCYRVVLIGEHGVGKSSLANIFAGVHDSIDSDCEVLGEDTYERTLMVDGESATIILLDMWDNKREGEWIRDHCMQVGDAYLIVYSITDRASFEKASELRIQLRRARQKEDIPIILVGNKSDLVRCREVSVAEGRACAVVFDCKFIETSAAVQHNVKELFEGIVRQVRLRRDSKEKNEKRLAYQKRRESIPKKARRFWGKIVAKNNKNMAFKLKSKSCHDLSVL